Proteins encoded by one window of Pseudochaenichthys georgianus chromosome 9, fPseGeo1.2, whole genome shotgun sequence:
- the LOC117452309 gene encoding calcium release-activated calcium channel protein 1-like isoform X1, whose translation MEKTVLESSKVKSHESHFCSFVRIRNELPAQRLPSRVTRSQQTKCGTRSMVVWDNVGHPLNSTPQPRKKKNVAMVEVQLEREYKYPPGLLIAFSACTTVLVAVHLFALMVSTCILPNLEAVSNVHNLNSVHESPHERMHRHIELAWAFSTVIGTLLFLTEVMLLCWVKFLPLRSLDEQNSTISSGQAAAIASTCIMVPFGLVFIMFAVHFYRTLVSHKTDRQIKELEQVIQLQTQLDHRGENDDLKATIHYP comes from the exons ATGGAGAAAACTGTACTTGAGTCGAGCAAAGTTAAAAGCCACGAGTCGCACTTCTGCTCTTTTGTCCGGATTCGCAATG aactgccagcgcagcgcctccccagtagggtgaccagatcccaacaaaccaaatgtgggacaaggagtatggttgtgtgggacaatgtgggacaccctctcaacagcaccccccaaccccggaaaaaaaaaaac GTTGCCATGGTGGAGGTACAGCTGGAGCGGGAATATAAGTACCCCCCCGGGCTGCTGATAGCCTTCAGTGCCTGCACCACAGTCCTGGTTGCAGTCCACCTCTTCGCCCTCATGGTCAGCACTTGCATCCTCCCGAATCTCGAGGCTGTCAGCAATGTTCACAACCTCAACTCCGTCCACGAGTCTCCCCACGAGCGCATGCATCGCCACATAGAATTGGCCTGGGCTTTCTCCACAGTCATCGgcaccctcctcttcctcacagaGGTGATGCTCTTGTGCTGGGTGAAGTTCTTACCCCTCAGAAGCCTTGACGAGCAGAACAGCACTATAAGTTCAGGGCAGGCTGCAGCCATCGCTTCCACCTGCATCATGGTGCCGTTTGGACTCGTTTTTATCATGTTCGCTGTCCACTTTTACCGCACTCTGGTCAGTCACAAAACGGACCGGCAGATCAAAGAGCTGGAGCAGGTCATCCAGCTCCAGACCCAGCTGGACCATCGGGGTGAGAACGACGACCTGAAGGCCACTATCCACTATCCTTGA
- the LOC117452605 gene encoding histone-lysine N-methyltransferase SETD1B-A-like — translation MESEKQTSERETPPQFWRSCKLIIDPALTKGLYKVYRYDGQQFNIPVEDLGLFPVETVRDPRVCRLWSKCNKTDLLISKFKVDEWYVGPVPPNEVTFSRLNDNVREAFLTNMCNKYGDIEEVEIFYNPKNKKHLGIAKVVFDTVRAAKEAVQHLHQTSVMGNVIHVEIDPKGENRTRYLQLLLRGLYTPWTLPVGSNEQAIQSLVEGLLSSAATQTHLSISSPISIATPLSLDTAYSSIWQDTPCSFRLTPHSQCLSATPLSQDSCYSSLQATPVLQGEPSTFSDHTLLRRELWRRKTERYCRGSGEVSDVNFILRQCQPQLAESYSTTKESSSQELALWGHNAQSSNHSNASFNFKSPSQESRAVVTATSKDFDRSSNSLSILSINFTSEYQTAASFPSDDHARITELPQSAGNSSSSPRPEVESLDSRIESLLINSQSTDPSYFYRNSLEADVHSQDSPTSPCSPNASPFSDDSPVRTPTSCDFTTIDQRSFNDLIEDEPDETTQAVLFLTRDSQPPSDFTRFERRNHVNHEKQAERASTPARQIPLPQPPSFSLNSNTQPPSSKAPPAFKSGCPHPPATRYAFPLPPFPPSIPSIPPRLPNGTIPIPPPGWIPPRGHHPGISIPPPGFPPPSSIPPPPTFLGPPPPVHRYPLPVHPPSTLDKGNPPTAPLHFPRPPWPLPPFPRFNPFVPPPDFLLVRENPHKATVEKVLEVIMDELKSIIRKDITRRMIEGVAFKAFEDWWVCQEKKVKIHVSPLKSATTSIEERSKLINPLCHISGQGKKPRLPSFKVKRKRAGDTVTSEEIENVLCSTHESSDVKQGEDKGSLASERAKRRHARPHELESDDDDEEGKDEDNTLQDEETTSDKLEAVVPVHDDPQILCDRDDDDDDDDDDSNHPEEEKESAQKHTEDKDAVIFQASEAVASLDSETFSESSTSEDSEFSSDFDSSDSFSSESFEDSSYSELSPEDEDMEEEGDRTVECIFISSDEESMEHEPPATPSAPLTPGAKLELQEWPDPYHWEKREENQFPCCLEDMMELQTSEPPDHLQPLSPLGLPAVGQHLDVEMESPQWMSTGNRENLRPLTPTGCLVDSDPDLLMRSKPTSPAVEEERPQTPGKGIVAELESEESTNEVFSPTATEVVFSPLALYPLYQDMPKTPGREDRRAWTQYSSVRAPATPGRETTSSEGNTVMCPHLSSPLSSNPYITAPKTPGRDIILPRRSIVHKRKMVTNLQPMFYDSLGGSPISVSSPCSSSESSSDSAQGKSMWVSSGVRMRLLQGLENMPGLRDEENSRETDKSLLRRKEWRKRKRRWRILHRRRLLKRNTGSLPSNIASDRWRSLSEERRILHSVWKEGLDEEDARLLQRTYDRLQARDNGFGWISDTLWIPHTLTKVIAEQSEEHRSWWPNHRTGSARSEGFYKISKKDKMKYLNHTKLNPELPSTSTQGTSIPAQQQTSLRAGSDFRSEQRRLLSSFSCDSDLVKFNQLKFRRKRIRFSRSHIHDWGLFAMEPIAADEMVIEYVGQIIRQIIADMREQRYEEEGIGSSYLFRVDQDTIIDATKYGNLSRFINHSCNPNCYAKIISVESRKKIVIYSRQPIGVNEEITYDYKFPIEDTKIPCLCGADGCRGTLN, via the exons ATGGAAAGCGAAAAACAAACTTCTGAGAGAGAGACACCGCCTCAGTTCTGGAGAAGCTGCAAGTTGATTATTGACCCTGCATTGACGAAAGGACTGTACAAAGTGTATCGTTACGATGGACAGCAATTTAACATACCC GTGGAGGATTTAGGTCTGTTTCCTGTAGAGACAGTCAGAGATCCCCGTGTCTGCCGCCTGTGGAGCAAATGCAACAAGACTGACCTTTTGATTTCTAAATTTAAG GTTGATGAATGGTATGTTGGCCCCGTTCCTCCCAACGAAGTGACATTTTCCAGGCTGAATGACAATGTGAGGGAGGCGTTCTTGactaatatgtgcaataaataTGGGGACATCGAAGAAGTGGAAATATTTTACAATCCTAAGAACAAGAAGCATTTGGGGATTGCAAAGGTCGTTTTCGACACAGTGAGGGCTGCAAAAGAAGCTGTCCAGCACCTCCATCAGACCTCAGTGATGGGAAATGTTATTCATGTGGAAATTGATCCTAAAG GTGAAAACAGGACGCGATATCTCCAGCTCCTCTTACGGGGCCTTTATACTCCTTGGACGCTGCCAGTGGGCAGCAATGAGCAAGCTATTCAAAGCTTAGTCGAGGGTTTGCTG AGCAGCGCAGCCACACAGACACATCTGAGCATCTCCAGTCCCATCAGCATCGccacccccctctctctggacaCAGCCTACTCCAGTATTTGGCAGGATACACCTTGCAGCTTCAGGCTAACACCACATTCCCAGTGCCTGTCTGCCACTCCTCTGTCCCAGGACTCCTGCTACTCCAGTCTTCAGGCGACTCCAGTCCTCCAGGGGGAGCCCTCCACCTTTAGTGATCACACACTTTTAAGACGAGAGCTCTGGCGTCGTAAGACTGAGAGGTATTGCAGAGGGTCTGGCGAAGTCTCAGATGTGAACTTCATTTTGAGGCAATGCCAACCCCAACTAGCAGAATCTTATTCTACCACAAAAGAATCTAGCAGCCAAGAGTTAGCACTGTGGGGGCACAATGCACAATCCTCCAATCACAGTAATGCTTCCTTTAACTTTAAGTCTCCCAGTCAGGAGTCCAGAGCTGTGGTCACTGCTACCTCTAAGGATTTTGATAGAAGCTCCAACTCTTTAAGTATCCTGAGCATTAATTTCACATCTGAATATCAGACAGCAGCTTCCTTTCCATCTGATGACCATGCACGCATTACAGAACTACCCCAAAGTGCTGGTAACTCTTCTTCAAGCCCCAGGCCTGAGGTGGAGAGTTTGGACTCTCGTATTGAGAGTTTGCTGATAAACAGCCAGAGTACTGACCCGTCCTACTTCTATAGAAACTCTTTGGAGGCTGATGTTCACTCTCAGGACAGCCCGACTTCACCTTGCTCCCCTAACGCCTCCCCTTTCTCAGATGACTCACCTGTTCGCACTCCAACTTCATGTGACTTCACAACGATAGATCAGCGCTCCTTCAATGACCTCATTGAAGATGAGCCAGATGAAACCACTCAAGCTGTTTTGTTTCTAACAAGAGACTCTCAGCCTCCATCTGATTTCACACGTTTTGAAAGGAGGAATCACGTAAACCACGAAAAACAGGCAGAAAG AGCTTCAACACCAGCCAGACAGATCCCTCTCCCTCAGCCTCCATCCTTTTCTCTCAATAGCAACACTCAACCCCCCTCATCCAAAGCTCCTCCTGCTTTTAAATCAGGGTGCCCCCATCCACCAGCCACCCGTTACGCTTTCCCCCTTCCTCCCTTTCCCCCGTCTATCCCATCTATCCCACCTCGCCTGCCTAATGGCACCATCCCCATCCCACCTCCGGGTTGGATCCCACCTCGGGGCCATCACCCCGGCATCTCTATTCCTCCTCCCGGTTTTCCACCTCCATCTTCTATTCCTCCACCACCAACCTTCCTTGGACCCCCACCTCCTGTGCACAGGTACCCCTTACCTGTTCATCCTCCAAGCACTTTAGATAAGGGGAATCCACCAACCGCTCCTTTGCATTTCCCTCGACCTCCATGGCCTCTTCCACCTTTCCCCAGGTTTAACCCCTTTGTGCCACCACCAGACTTCCTGCTTGTGCGGGAAAACCCTCATAAGGCCACGGTGGAAAAGGTTTTAGAAGTCATCATGGATGAACTGAAGTCGATTATTAGGAAGGATATTACACGCCGAATGATTGAAGGGGTCGCTTTCAAGGCATTTGAGGACTGGTGGGTATGTCAAGAGAAGAAAGTAAAG ATACACGTTTCTCCTTTGAAAAGTGCAACAACAAGTATTGAAGAAAGGAGCAAACTTATAAATCCCCTCTGTCACATCAGTGGCCAGGGCAAAAAACCTCGACTGCCTTCATTCAAG GTAAAAAGGAAAAGAGCAGGTGATACTGTTACATCAGAAGAGATAGAAAATGTGTTGTGTTCTACTCATGAAAGCTCTG ATGTGAAACAGGGGGAGGACAAAGGGAGTTTGGCATCTGAGAGAGCCAAACGCAGACATGCAAGACCACATGAGCTTGAAAGTGACGATGACGATGAAGAAGGGAAAGACGAAGATAACACACTTCAAGATGAGGAAACAACATCAGATAAATTGGAGGCGGTTGTGCCAGTTCATGATGATCCTCAAATCCTG TGTGAcagagatgatgatgatgatgatgatgatgatgacagcAATCATCCTGAGGAAGAGAAGGAGTCcgcacagaaacacacagaagATAAAGATGCAGTCATCTTCCAAGCTAGTGAAGCAGTGGCGAGCTTGGATAGCG agactttctccgAGAGCAGCACTTCAGAAGACAGTGAGTTCTCGTCAGACTTCGACTCCTCAGACTCGTTCTCCTCTGAGAGCTTCGAGGACTCGTCCTACTCTGAACTCAGTCCTGAAGATgaagacatggaggaggagggcgACAGAACAGTTGAGTGTATCTTCATATCGTCAGATGAAGAGTCGATGGAGCATGAGCCCCCCGCCACCCCCTCGGCCCCGCTGACCCCTGGTGCCAAGCTGGAGCTCCAGGAATGGCCAGATCCATATCACTGGGAGAAAAGAGAGGAGAACCAGTTCCCGTGCTGTCTGGAGGACATGATGGAGCTCCAAACCAGCGAACCCCCGGACCATCTACAGCCCCTCTCACCTTTAGGACTCCCAG CAGTGGGCCAACATCTTGACGTAGAGATGGAGAGTCCTCAGTGGATGTCAACGGGGAACAGAGAAAACCTGAGGCCTCTGACTCCCACTGGCTGCCTGGTGGACAGCGACCCTGACCTTCTGATGAGGAGCAAACCCACATCCCCCGCTGTGGAGGAAGAACGACCCCAAACGCCAGGCAAGGGCATAGTGGCCGAACTGGAAAGTGAGGAATCTACCAATGAAGTGTTTTCTCCAACAGCCACCGAGGTCGTTTTTTCTCCACTTGCTTTGTACCCTTTATACCAGGATATGCCCAAAACGCCTGGTCGCGAGGATAGACGAGCATGGACTCAGTACAGCTCTGTGAGAGCTCCAGCTACACCAGGCAGAGAGACCACCTCGTCAGAAGGTAACACAGTGATGTGCCCCCATCTTAGCAGCCCCCTTTCGAGCAATCCGTATATCACAGCCCCAAAGACTCCTGGGAGGGACATCATCCTACCCCGGAGATCCATAGTCCACAAGAGAAAAATGGTGACAAACTTACAGCCAATGTTTTACGATTCTCTCGGAGGCTCCCCCATCTCAGTGTCCTCACCATGCAGCTCCTCTGAGTCTTCTTCTGACTCCGCTCAAGGGAAAAGCATGTGGGTCAGTTCAGGTGTGAGAATGAGGCTTTTGCAGGGCCTGGAGAATATGCCTGGGCTCCGGGATGAGGAGAATAGTAGAGAGACGGACAAATCCTTATTAAGGAGAAAGGAGTGGAGGAAGCGAAAGAGGAGGTGGAGAATTCTTCATCGGAGAAGACTTCTTAAAAGAAACACTGGTTCTCTCCCCTCTAACATCGCTTCTGACAGGTGGCGCTCTCTCTCTGAGGAGAGGAGGATACTTCATAGTGtttggaaggagggtctggatGAAGAAGACGCCAGGCTGCTGCAGCGGACATACGACAGGCTGCAGGCACGGGATAATGGCTTCGGGTGGATCAGTGACACTCTGTGGATACCTCACACTT TGACTAAAGTTATCGCAGAGCAGAGTGAGGAGCACAGATCCTGGTGGCCCAATCACAGGACCGGCTCTGCTCGCTCTGAAGGATTCTACAAAATCAGCAAGAAAGACAAAATGAAATACCTCAACCACACAAAGCTGAACCCTGAGCTTCCATCTACAAGCACTCAG GGAACGAGCATCCCTGCCCAGCAACAGACCTCACTGCGAGCCGGATCTGACTTCAGGTCTGAACAGCGTCGCCTGCTCTCCTCTTTCAGCTGTGATAGTGACCTCGTCAAGTTCAACCAGCTGAAG TTCCGAAGGAAGAGGATTCGTTTCAGCCGGAGTCATATTCATGATTGGGGCCTGTTTGCAATGGAGCCGATCGCAGCAGATGAGATGGTGATCGAGTATGTGGGCCAGATCATCAGACAG ATCATCGCTGACATGAGGGAGCAGAGGTACGAGGAGGAGGGCATTGGCAGCAGCTACTTGTTCCGGGTTGATCAGGACACCATCATTGATGCCACTAAATATGGGAACTTATCCAGGTTTATCAACCACAGCTGCAAT CCTAACTGTTATGCAAAGATCATCTCTGTGGAGTCCAGGAAGAAGATAGTGATTTACTCCCGGCAGCCAATAGGTGTCAATGAAGAGATCACGTACGACTACAAGTTTCCCATCGAGGACACAAAGATCCCTTGCTTGTGTGGAGCAGATGGTTGCCGGGGCACCTTGAACTAA
- the LOC117452309 gene encoding calcium release-activated calcium channel protein 1-like isoform X2, whose amino-acid sequence MSLNEHSLQALSWRKLYLSRAKLKATSRTSALLSGFAMVAMVEVQLEREYKYPPGLLIAFSACTTVLVAVHLFALMVSTCILPNLEAVSNVHNLNSVHESPHERMHRHIELAWAFSTVIGTLLFLTEVMLLCWVKFLPLRSLDEQNSTISSGQAAAIASTCIMVPFGLVFIMFAVHFYRTLVSHKTDRQIKELEQVIQLQTQLDHRGENDDLKATIHYP is encoded by the exons ATGAGTTTGAACGAGCACTCCTTGCAGGCTCTGTCATGGAGAAAACTGTACTTGAGTCGAGCAAAGTTAAAAGCCACGAGTCGCACTTCTGCTCTTTTGTCCGGATTCGCAATG GTTGCCATGGTGGAGGTACAGCTGGAGCGGGAATATAAGTACCCCCCCGGGCTGCTGATAGCCTTCAGTGCCTGCACCACAGTCCTGGTTGCAGTCCACCTCTTCGCCCTCATGGTCAGCACTTGCATCCTCCCGAATCTCGAGGCTGTCAGCAATGTTCACAACCTCAACTCCGTCCACGAGTCTCCCCACGAGCGCATGCATCGCCACATAGAATTGGCCTGGGCTTTCTCCACAGTCATCGgcaccctcctcttcctcacagaGGTGATGCTCTTGTGCTGGGTGAAGTTCTTACCCCTCAGAAGCCTTGACGAGCAGAACAGCACTATAAGTTCAGGGCAGGCTGCAGCCATCGCTTCCACCTGCATCATGGTGCCGTTTGGACTCGTTTTTATCATGTTCGCTGTCCACTTTTACCGCACTCTGGTCAGTCACAAAACGGACCGGCAGATCAAAGAGCTGGAGCAGGTCATCCAGCTCCAGACCCAGCTGGACCATCGGGGTGAGAACGACGACCTGAAGGCCACTATCCACTATCCTTGA
- the LOC117452753 gene encoding 4-hydroxyphenylpyruvate dioxygenase-like, translating into MTTYTDKGEKHEQGKFLCFDHLTFWVGNAKQAASYYCNKLGFESLAYQGLETGCRDVVSHAVKQGKIVYVFSSALNPGNKEMGEHLVKHGDGVKDVAFTVQDCDFLVQKARERGAIIVKEPYTLEDKHGKVRLAVLQTYGDTTHTFVERSGYTGLFLPGFQPSLFKDPSLAKLPSGKLNFIDHVVGNQPDNEMVPVVDWYQRNLLFHRFWSVDDKQLQTEFSALRSIVVANYEETVKMPINEPAMGKRKSQIQEYVEYYGGPGVQHIAMNTSDIITAIRNLKERGMEFMFVPDTYYKQLRENLKQSKVKVSEDLDVLQELRILVDFDENGYLLQIFTKPVQDRPTVFLEVIQRHNHQGFGAGNFKSLFEAIEADQNARGNLTILTPNGVSKNI; encoded by the exons ATG ACGACATACACAGATAAAGGCGAAAAG CATGAACAGGGCAAGTTCCTCTGCTTTGATCACCTCACGTTCTGGGTTGGAAATGCAAAACAG GCTGCATCGTATTACTGTAACAAGCTGGGATTTGAGTCTCTGGCCTACCAGGGTTTGGAGACAGGCTGTCGGGATGTGGTGTCCCATGCAGTCAAACAAGGAAAG ATCGTTTACGTGTTCTCATCTGCCCTCAACCCTGGAAACAAAG AGATGGGAGAGCATTTAGTCAAACACGGTGATGGAGTGAAGGATGTTGCATTTACGGTGCAGGACTGTGACTTCCTTGTGCAG AAAGCCAGAGAGCGAGGTGCAATTATCGTGAAGGAGCCTTACACCCTGGAGGATAAGCATGGTAAAGTCAGACTGGCCGTGCTCCAAACG TATGGTGACACCACACACACGTTTGTGGAGAGGAGCGGATACACCGGGTTGTTCCTGCCAGGCTTCCAACCCTCTCTGTTCAAGGACCCTTCACTGGCCAAACT ACCAAGTGGAAAACTGAACTTCATCGATCACGTTGTGGGAAACCAACCGGATAATGAGATGGTCCCAGTGGTGGATTG GTATCAAAGAAACCTTCTGTTTCACCGCTTCTGGTCAGTGGATGACAAGCAGCTTCAGACAGAGTTCAGCGCCCTGCGCTCCATTGTTGTGGCAAACTACGAGGAGACTGTGAAGATGCCCATCAACGAGCCTGCCATGGGGAAGAGAAAGTCTCAGATCCAG GAGTATGTGGAGTACTATGGAGGTCCAGGCGTGCAGCATATAGCCATGAACACGTCAGATATCATCACTGCG ATTCGTAACCTAAAGGAGCGTGGGATGGAGTTTATGTTCGTGCCAGACACGTACTACAAACAGCTGAGAGAGAACCTGAAACAATCAAAGGTCAAAGTCTCAGAGGACCTGGATGTCCTTCAG gagctgaggatcttggtgGACTTTGACGAAAACGGCTACTTACTTCAGATCTTCACCAAGCCAGTTCAGGATCGGCCCACTGTGTTCTTGGAGGTCATTCAGAGACACAACCACCAG GGCTTTGGTGCAGGAAACTTCAAGTCTCTGTTTGAAGCCATCGAAGCGGACCAGAATGCAAGAGGAAATCTGACGATCCTGACACCAAACGGAGTTTCAAAGAACATCTGA